In Periplaneta americana isolate PAMFEO1 chromosome 4, P.americana_PAMFEO1_priV1, whole genome shotgun sequence, one DNA window encodes the following:
- the LOC138698034 gene encoding uncharacterized protein, translating into MVYTKTTEVSVPEQSNNASSTITIRASTNKKQHGGETSNTLIFAVVAAVIVAIIFLTITIIYFIATRSKLRKLKKRNRLRHDSERSDFYCKKNHQQRYLAIGDSRETLVNRPLPPLPETPSFEPTIGSSPDEDMDGYLLPTPSFWDTSEEIRRLPPVPPIFPSSLAEINLGGPYLQLLPDDASPDSRILNETSENISANQSLDYDVEGYLNPLELRRVPFETRCGVSGSSHEEDIGEHTETVNVSVTTEKVSSAPQDTYSSEEDAAGSTVSLHAEENPIGPQRRYVSRVEIELVGPTQPRRLPPPTTTQTVVVRISTSR; encoded by the coding sequence ATGGTCTACACAAAGACTACTGAAGTATCGGTACCAGAACAAAGTAACAACGCTTCTTCCACCATCACTATTAGAGCAAGTACAAACAAAAAGCAACATGGTGGAGAAACTTCCAATACATTGATATTTGCTGTTGTAGCTGCAGTTATTGTTGCCATCATCTTTCTAACAATCACGATCATCTACTTTATCGCAACTCGTTCGAAACTTAGAAAATTGAAGAAGAGAAATAGACTAAGACATGACAGTGAAAGAAGTGACTTTTATTGTAAGAAGAATCATCAGCAACGATATCTCGCGATAGGTGATTCAAGAGAAACTCTTGTAAATAGACCATTACCGCCGCTTCCGGAGACACCGTCGTTCGAACCAACAATTGGATCTTCGCCAGACGAAGACATGGATGGTTATTTGCTGCCAACTCCTTCATTTTGGGACACAAGTGAGGAAATAAGACGTTTACCTCCTGTACCTCCCATTTTCCCGAGTTCTCTTGCAGAGATAAATCTTGGCGGTCCTTATTTGCAACTCTTGCCAGATGACGCTTCTCCAGATTCTCGCATATTGAACGAGACTTCTGAAAATATTTCAGCAAATCAAAGCTTGGATTATGACGTTGAGGGATATTTAAACCCGCTCGAGCTTCGCAGAGTTCCCTTCGAGACAAGATGTGGTGTAAGCGGAAGTTCTCATGAAGAAGATATAGGTGAGCACACAGAGACAGTAAACGTGTCAGTCACGACTGAGAAGGTGTCTAGTGCGCCACAAGACACATATTCGAGTGAAGAGGATGCTGCTGGCAGCACGGTGTCTCTCCATGCGGAAGAAAATCCTATCGGCCCACAAAGAAGATATGTCAGCAGAGTTGAAATAGAGCTCGTAGGGCCCACACAACCAAGAAGACTTCCTCCGCCCACCACTACACAAACAGTAGTTGTTCGTATTTCTACTAGCCGGTGA